A stretch of Henckelia pumila isolate YLH828 chromosome 4, ASM3356847v2, whole genome shotgun sequence DNA encodes these proteins:
- the LOC140861261 gene encoding syntaxin-125-like: MNNQFSGSFKIYVEQSNQHGNPNMDDVVEPAGLAYTAERFTDDVDNVKEDIKNVEKIYNSLKESHQNIITTSRTAKTMKDLRTRLTMDLDYLLKLAKQINKKFDALFRANAALRKLPGSGPASNDDDISRASMISGLGESLKLMMRNFQALRSQMEIEQKQVMEGRYLAITGEKATEDAIDHLILCEGSDGSLLQAMQEHGRGAVLDAVAEIHERRDAMIEARKSLMSLHQILLGMATPVEVPTGVGTQSPAENIVPAAPAAAAKGHLKDHERETRRQAYTAIGVSFVITMGLIIALLRTERDLFGNN; this comes from the coding sequence ATGAACAATCAGTTCAGCGGTTCCttcaagatttacgtggaacaGAGCAACCAACATGGAAACCCGAACATGGACGACGTCGTCGAGCCGGCCGGCCTCGCGTATACAGCCGAGAGGTTCACAGATGATGTGGATAACGTGAAGGAGGATATCAAGAACGTGGAGAAGATCTACAACAGCCTCAAAGAATCCCACCAAAACATAATCACAACATCACGTACTGCCAAAACCATGAAAGATCTGCGCACCCGACTCACCATGGATCTCGATTACCTTCTCAAGCTGGCCAAGCAAATCAACAAGAAATTCGACGCACTTTTTCGGGCCAACGCCGCTCTGCGGAAGCTGCCCGGGAGCGGGCCGGCTTCCAACGACGACGACATCTCTCGGGCCTCCATGATCTCCGGGCTGGGCGAGAGCCTGAAGCTCATGATGCGAAACTTCCAGGCGCTGAGGTCTCAAATGGAAATCGAACAGAAGCAAGTGATGGAGGGAAGATACCTCGCCATCACCGGAGAGAAGGCGACGGAAGATGCCATCGATCATTTGATTTTGTGCGAAGGTTCCGACGGGTCTCTTCTCCAAGCCATGCAAGAACACGGGAGAGGCGCCGTTCTGGACGCGGTGGCGGAGATTCACGAAAGGCGTGACGCCATGATAGAGGCCCGGAAGAGCTTGATGAGCCTGCACCAGATATTACTCGGCATGGCTACGCCAGTCGAGGTGCCGACTGGCGTTGGCACGCAGAGCCCTGCGGAGAACATCGTGCCGGCGGCTCCGGCGGCGGCGGCGAAAGGACATTTGAAGGATCACGAGAGAGAGACGAGAAGACAGGCGTACACAGCAATTGGCGTGTCATTTGTGATCACTATGGGTCTCATAATCGCGCTTCTGCGAACAGAGCGTGATTTGTTCggaaacaattaa
- the LOC140863468 gene encoding probable methyltransferase PMT21 isoform X2, producing MINKDGKSTSQADKYYRTVPMAIMLLVLCGFSFYLGGIFCSEKDIYSTQVINKAVTSKETTAGHLQIKAVTFPECTVDYQDYTPCTDPRKWNKYSRHRLSFLERHCPPLFENQECLVPPPNGYKSPIRWPKSRDECWYRNVPYDWINRQKSDQHWLRKEGEKFLFPGGGTMFPNGVGQYIDLMQDLIPEMKDGTIRTAIDTGCGVASWGGDLLDRGILTVSLAPRDNHEAQVQFALERGIPAILGIISTQRLPFPSNSFDIAHCSRCLIPWTEFGGVYLFEMHRIIRPGGFWVLSGPPVNYERRWKGWNTTREEQKSEYDKLQELLSSICFKLYNKKDDIAIWQKLADDSCYKNLDDPDNYPPNCDDGTEPDSAWYTPIRPCVVAPNPKYTKLALNSLDKWPERLHTVPERVSDVRGSKSSAFKRDERKWKTRVKHYKKLLPEIGTDKIRNVMDMNTAYGGFAAVLIDAPLWVMNIVSSYAPNTLAAVYDRGLIGSYHDWCEAFSTYPRTYDLLHLDGLFTAESHRCEMKYVLLEMDRILRPKGYAIIRESSYFIDAVATIAKGMRWDCHGEETENGIKTEKLLICQKKLWYSSEPSS from the exons ATGATCAATAAGGATGGAAAGTCGACTTCTCAAGCCGATAAATATTATAGGACAGTTCCCATGGCGATCATGTTACTGGTTCTATGTGGGTTTTCGTTCTATCTTGGCGGAATCTTTTGTTCGGAAAAGGATATTTATTCAACTCAGGTGATCAATAAAGCCGTCACGTCGAAGGAAACCACTGCAGGCCATCTTCAGATCAAAGCCGTAACATTTCCTGAATGCACCGTAGATTATCAGGATTACACACCATGTACCGATCCAAGG AAGTGGAACAAGTACAGTCGCCACAGGCTTTCTTTTCTTGAACGCCATTGCCCTCCATTGTTCGAAAACCAAGAATGTTTAGTACCGCCGCCCAACGGTTATAAGTCTCCTATCAGATGGCCAAAGAGTAGAGATGAATGTTGGTACAG GAATGTTCCTTATGATTGGATTAACAGACAAAAATCAGATCAGCATTGGCTGAGGAAAGAAGGGGAAAAGTTTCTATTCCCTGGTGGCGGCACTATGTTCCCGAATGGTGTTGGCCAGTACATAGATTTGATGCAAGATCTAATTCCAGAAATGAAAGATGGTACAATTCGGACCGCGATCGATACTGGATGTGGG GTTGCAAGTTGGGGAGGTGATTTGCTCGATCGTGGGATTCTTACTGTCTCTCTCGCCCCGAGAGATAATCATGAAGCCCAAGTTCAGTTTGCTCTGGAACGTGGGATACCCGCGATTCTGGGGATCATTTCCACCCAACGGCTTCCTTTCCCTTCGAACTCCTTTGACATTGCACATTGCTCTAGATGCCTTATTCCATGGACGGAATTCG GTGGAGTTTACCTGTTTGAAATGCATCGTATAATCCGCCCTGGGGGTTTCTGGGTACTCTCTGGACCCCCGGTAAACTACGAACGTCGCTGGAAGGGATGGAACACTACAAGAGAAGAGCAGAAATCTGAATACGATAAGTTGCAAGAACTGCTTTCGTCAATATGCTTCAAATTGTATAACAAAAAAGATGACATTGCCATTTGGCAGAAACTAGCCGATGATAGCTGTTACAAAAATCTTGACGATCCAGACAACTACCCTCCGAACTGTGATGATGGCACCGAACCAGATTCGGCATGGTACACACCAATTCGACCTTGCGTCGTTGCTCCTAATCCGAAGTACACGAAACTAGCATTAAACTCCCTTGACAAATGGCCTGAAAGATTGCATACTGTTCCAGAGCGTGTTTCTGATGTTCGAGGTAGCAAAAGCAGTGCTTTCAAGCGAGATGAGAGAAAATGGAAGACGAGGGTAAAACACTACAAGAAGTTGCTCCCTGAAATTGGAACTGATAAGATAAGAAATGTCATGGATATGAATACAGCGTACGGCGGTTTTGCTGCTGTTCTGATAGATGCTCCTTTGTGGGTCATGAATATCGTCTCTTCATACGCCCCGAATACGCTTGCTGCGGTTTATGACAGGGGACTTATTGGATCCTATCATGATTG GTGTGAAGCATTCTCCACATATCCTCGAACATATGATCTCCTTCATTTAGATGGTCTTTTCACTGCCGAATCTCACAG ATGTGAAATGAAGTATGTTCTATTAGAGATGGACCGAATACTACGGCCAAAAGGTTATGCAATTATCCGGGAATCGAGCTACTTCATTGATGCTGTCGCCACAATCGCCAAGGGGATGAGATGGGATTGTCATGGAGAAGAAACAGAAAATGGTATCAAGACTGAGAAGCTATTGATTTGCCAGAAAAAACTGTGGTATTCCTCTGAGCCGAGTTCATAA
- the LOC140863468 gene encoding probable methyltransferase PMT21 isoform X1, producing the protein MSCFLTWFNHFDTMINKDGKSTSQADKYYRTVPMAIMLLVLCGFSFYLGGIFCSEKDIYSTQVINKAVTSKETTAGHLQIKAVTFPECTVDYQDYTPCTDPRKWNKYSRHRLSFLERHCPPLFENQECLVPPPNGYKSPIRWPKSRDECWYRNVPYDWINRQKSDQHWLRKEGEKFLFPGGGTMFPNGVGQYIDLMQDLIPEMKDGTIRTAIDTGCGVASWGGDLLDRGILTVSLAPRDNHEAQVQFALERGIPAILGIISTQRLPFPSNSFDIAHCSRCLIPWTEFGGVYLFEMHRIIRPGGFWVLSGPPVNYERRWKGWNTTREEQKSEYDKLQELLSSICFKLYNKKDDIAIWQKLADDSCYKNLDDPDNYPPNCDDGTEPDSAWYTPIRPCVVAPNPKYTKLALNSLDKWPERLHTVPERVSDVRGSKSSAFKRDERKWKTRVKHYKKLLPEIGTDKIRNVMDMNTAYGGFAAVLIDAPLWVMNIVSSYAPNTLAAVYDRGLIGSYHDWCEAFSTYPRTYDLLHLDGLFTAESHRCEMKYVLLEMDRILRPKGYAIIRESSYFIDAVATIAKGMRWDCHGEETENGIKTEKLLICQKKLWYSSEPSS; encoded by the exons ATGTCATGTTTTTTAACTTGGTTTAATCATTTTG ACACCATGATCAATAAGGATGGAAAGTCGACTTCTCAAGCCGATAAATATTATAGGACAGTTCCCATGGCGATCATGTTACTGGTTCTATGTGGGTTTTCGTTCTATCTTGGCGGAATCTTTTGTTCGGAAAAGGATATTTATTCAACTCAGGTGATCAATAAAGCCGTCACGTCGAAGGAAACCACTGCAGGCCATCTTCAGATCAAAGCCGTAACATTTCCTGAATGCACCGTAGATTATCAGGATTACACACCATGTACCGATCCAAGG AAGTGGAACAAGTACAGTCGCCACAGGCTTTCTTTTCTTGAACGCCATTGCCCTCCATTGTTCGAAAACCAAGAATGTTTAGTACCGCCGCCCAACGGTTATAAGTCTCCTATCAGATGGCCAAAGAGTAGAGATGAATGTTGGTACAG GAATGTTCCTTATGATTGGATTAACAGACAAAAATCAGATCAGCATTGGCTGAGGAAAGAAGGGGAAAAGTTTCTATTCCCTGGTGGCGGCACTATGTTCCCGAATGGTGTTGGCCAGTACATAGATTTGATGCAAGATCTAATTCCAGAAATGAAAGATGGTACAATTCGGACCGCGATCGATACTGGATGTGGG GTTGCAAGTTGGGGAGGTGATTTGCTCGATCGTGGGATTCTTACTGTCTCTCTCGCCCCGAGAGATAATCATGAAGCCCAAGTTCAGTTTGCTCTGGAACGTGGGATACCCGCGATTCTGGGGATCATTTCCACCCAACGGCTTCCTTTCCCTTCGAACTCCTTTGACATTGCACATTGCTCTAGATGCCTTATTCCATGGACGGAATTCG GTGGAGTTTACCTGTTTGAAATGCATCGTATAATCCGCCCTGGGGGTTTCTGGGTACTCTCTGGACCCCCGGTAAACTACGAACGTCGCTGGAAGGGATGGAACACTACAAGAGAAGAGCAGAAATCTGAATACGATAAGTTGCAAGAACTGCTTTCGTCAATATGCTTCAAATTGTATAACAAAAAAGATGACATTGCCATTTGGCAGAAACTAGCCGATGATAGCTGTTACAAAAATCTTGACGATCCAGACAACTACCCTCCGAACTGTGATGATGGCACCGAACCAGATTCGGCATGGTACACACCAATTCGACCTTGCGTCGTTGCTCCTAATCCGAAGTACACGAAACTAGCATTAAACTCCCTTGACAAATGGCCTGAAAGATTGCATACTGTTCCAGAGCGTGTTTCTGATGTTCGAGGTAGCAAAAGCAGTGCTTTCAAGCGAGATGAGAGAAAATGGAAGACGAGGGTAAAACACTACAAGAAGTTGCTCCCTGAAATTGGAACTGATAAGATAAGAAATGTCATGGATATGAATACAGCGTACGGCGGTTTTGCTGCTGTTCTGATAGATGCTCCTTTGTGGGTCATGAATATCGTCTCTTCATACGCCCCGAATACGCTTGCTGCGGTTTATGACAGGGGACTTATTGGATCCTATCATGATTG GTGTGAAGCATTCTCCACATATCCTCGAACATATGATCTCCTTCATTTAGATGGTCTTTTCACTGCCGAATCTCACAG ATGTGAAATGAAGTATGTTCTATTAGAGATGGACCGAATACTACGGCCAAAAGGTTATGCAATTATCCGGGAATCGAGCTACTTCATTGATGCTGTCGCCACAATCGCCAAGGGGATGAGATGGGATTGTCATGGAGAAGAAACAGAAAATGGTATCAAGACTGAGAAGCTATTGATTTGCCAGAAAAAACTGTGGTATTCCTCTGAGCCGAGTTCATAA